In Thunnus thynnus chromosome 4, fThuThy2.1, whole genome shotgun sequence, a genomic segment contains:
- the LOC137181165 gene encoding immunoglobulin-like and fibronectin type III domain-containing protein 1 isoform X2, which produces MTLKTSQAPVAIRKRSRVPGVMITQYIEQVPNGKSTPDFTRKPMATTVQEGKTVHFRAKVSGEPAPTVTWGRNKCEINDPEKYKTRYDERDQEYILEMPDVKPEQADTYKCFATNEFGKAVCTATLTVFEVGFKKTGLAASTPAPQDFRSMLKKTVIKRKKQLPPRRDGEMDPKLWELLLSAPRKDYEKICIDYGVTDFRWMLKKLKVLKKEKEDEQAKVVEKLENVKQIEVKPDGTAEFSLDMTLLDPNSTINLYKDGTMVPYGDDENSKHSLKKTGTHYVFSIKDPQPEDAGFYQVDVEEANVLSTDFRVPDVEFIANIKDVKVFESEDALFQCVLSTPLNRITWSTQESSLEDGDKYEITVSEDKLIHTLKIKNCEKEDIGAYYAIAGITSSSASLTVEDHSKGRKGTQTGDQDDLIKLALEQQAKLQQQKDDLEAARRAQAEKDAADAAAKAALGDGGDGSGDGFGDGFGDGSGGKKDGEDKNKNLLADGDDDNKGKTENDDADDKKKRVRTGPLLPDTVIDHGVQFVSGLSDTVANVGERAELSCKLSSDASEGCWYKNGKLITDDDGATIIKDGASHRLIIDCCKKDDTALYRFEAEGRKSEATLNIQDPPKIDLDALGEFTKPVIIKAGENAEWKLPFSGGAPMNIQWYKDDDELLPALNVKIETSATESQLCLTKCQRKDCGEVKIKIKNEFGTTEAVSKLIVIDKPTPPQGPVDIIESAVTSVEFKWKPPKDDGGCPLTNYIIDRQQVGRNKWSNVGEMTSSSTIYKDSDVDPGRRYCYRIRAKNTEGISDHLQTEHIAAGVLRYPGPPTALKAVSAFKDCINLAWCAPSDTGGTKIVGYNLEKNKKGTNYWSLVNQAGPIKDTKYAVKDVFEGAAYEFRVSAINLSGVGDPSIPSGTIIARDPMKPPGKVTDLKLTSSNYTTFSLAWTKPKEVKGVEDEAQGYYVEIRPVESLEWTRCNVIPITLTSYTVLGLKAMATYWVRVIATNYGGDGDPQGFDNYIIAMPPPVRPKFTDRKMKTFMVVRSGNTVRLNINFEASPLPDISWLKDGIPVSKHVTISNFDKGSQLLIPTSERADTGIYTITVKNIVGQESFNIEIRVTDDPMPPGPVQLDQNIPGTVTLSWTPSPDEKRDDRLHYMVSKRDSFKRTWRTVEENIFNNKFTVVNILPGREYYFRVFAKNDIGLSPPSKSPAFEIKKEKGNFKLNVPKTKSLDFESPPSFTIPLKRRTAPEGYECYMSCAVKGDPTPHVTWYRNNVSLNTDTNYYITNVCGVCSLLILRVGPKDDGEYKVVIENQLGTAECSMMLNVRE; this is translated from the exons ATGACTTTAAAAACAAGCCAAGCCCCAG TGGCTATCAGGAAAAGGTCCAGAGTTCCTGGGGTTATGATCACTCAGTATATTGAGCAAGTTCCTAATGGAAAATCAACACCTGACTTCACCCGGAAGCCAATGGCTACGACTGTTCAAGagg GTAAAACGGTTCATTTTAGAGCCAAAGTTAGTGGAGAGCCGGCACCAACTGTCACATGGGGGCGTAACAAGTGTGAAATCAATGACCCAGAAAAGTACAAGACCAGATATGATGAAAGAGACCAAGAGTACATTCTTGAG ATGCCCGATGTAAAACCAGAACAAGCTGACACCTACAAATGCTTTGCCACCAATGAGTTCGGAAAGGCTGTTTGCACTGCAACACTCACTGTTTTTGAAG TTGGCTTCAAGAAGACAGGACTGGCAG caAGTACACCTGCACCACAGGATTTCAGATCAATGCTTAAGAAAAC tgttatcaaacgaaaaaaacaactcccaccaaggagagatggagagatggatcCTAAGCTCTGGGAACTGCTTCTCAGTGCACCGAGGAAGGACTATGAAAAAATCTGTATCGACTATGGTGTTACTGACTTTCGCTGGATGctgaaaaaactgaaagtattgaaaaaggaaaaggaagatGAACAGGCAAAG GTTGTAGAGAAACtggaaaatgtgaaacaaattGAAGTGAAACCCGATGGGACAGCTGAATTTAGCCTAGACATGACTTTACTGGATCCCAACAGTACAATTAACTTATACAAG GACGGCACAATGGTTCCATATGGTGATGATGAAAATTCAAAGCATAGCCTAAAGAAAACTGGGACTCATTATGTTTTCAGCATCAAAGATCCTCAGCCAGAGGATGCTGGATTTTACCAGGTTGATGTTGAAGAGGCAAATGTTCTTTCAACTGACTTTCGAG TGCCTGATGTGGAGTTTATAGCAAATATTAAGGATGTGAAAGTTTTTGAAAGTGAGGACGCCCTCTTCCAGTGTGTCTTGTCAACACCCCTCAACAGAATAACTTGGTCAACACAGGAATCGTCACTTGAAGATGGGGACAAATATGAGATCACTGTCTCAGAGGACAAACTAATTCAcacattaaagattaaaaattgtgaaaaagaAGATATTGGTGCATATTATGCCATTGCTGGCATTACCTCCAGCAGTGCCTCTCTCACAGTGGAAG ATCATAGTAAAGGCCGTAAGGGCACCCAAACTGGGGATCAGGATGATCTGATTAAACTGGCTTTGGAACAGCAGGCCAAGCTGCAACAACAGAAAGATGACCTAGAGGCAGCCAGACGAGCACAAGCTGAAAAGGATGCTGCAGATGCAGCAGCTAAAGCTGCACTAGGGGATGGAGGAGATGGTTCTGGTGATGGTTTTGGCGATGGCTTTGGAGATGGTTCTGGTGGGAAGAAGGATggagaagacaaaaacaagaatctCCTGGCAGATGGAGATGATGACaacaaaggaaaaacagaaaatgatgacGCAGATGATAAAAAGAAGCGAGTACGAACAGGCCCATTGCTTCCTGACACTGTTATAG ATCATGGTGTTCAGTTTGTAAGTGGGCTGTCAGACACTGTTGCTAATGTTGGTGAACGTGCAGAGCTGTCCTGCAAACTAAGCAGTGATGCTTCTGAGGGATGTTGGTATAAAAATGGGAAGCTG ATAACCGACGATGATGGGGCAACAATTATTAAAGATGGAGCAAGTCACAGGTTGATAATTGATTGCTGTAAAAAAGATGATACAGCGTTGTACCGCTTTGAAGCTGAAGGACGTAAATCAGAAGCAACACTGAATATTCAAG ACCCACCCAAAATCGACCTTGACGCTCTAGGAGAATTCACAAAGCCAGTCATTATAAAGGCAGGTGAAAATGCCGAATGGAAGCTGCCATTCTCAGGTGGGGCACCAATGAACATACAATGGTACAAGGATGATGACGAGCTTTTGCCTGCCCTCAATGTGAAGATTGAAACATCAGCTACTGAGAGTCAACTATGCCTTACTAAGTGCCAGAGGAAAGATTGTGGAGAGgtcaaaatcaaaattaaaaatgaatttggtACAACAGAAGCAGTTTCGAAACTTATTGTAATTG ACAAACCCACACCACCACAGGGACCTGTGGACATTATAGAAAGTGCTGTAACATCTGTTGAGTTCAAATGGAAACCGCCAAAAGATGATGGTGGATGCCCGCTCACAAACTATATCATAGACCGCCAACAAGTGGGGCGAAATAAATGGTCAAATGTCGGAGAGATGACTAGCAGCAGCACAATTTACAAAGATTCAGATGTAGACCCTGGAAGGAGATACTGCTACCGGATCAGAGCCAAGAACACAGAGGGCATCAGTGATCACCTGCAAACAGAGCACATAGCAGCTGGTGTATTAC GTTATCCTGGACCCCCAACAGCACTAAAAGCAGTCAGTGCCTTTAAAGACTGCATCAACCTGGCTTGGTGTGCTCCAAGCGACACTGGAGGAACCAAAATAGTGGGATACAATTTGGAAAAGAACAAGAAAGGCACTAATTACTGGAGCCTTGTGAACCAAGCAGGGCCAATCAAGG ATACAAAGTATGCAGTGAAAGATGTCTTTGAGGGGGCAGCATATGAGTTTAGGGTTTCTGCTATAAACCTATCTGGTGTTGGAGATCCTAGTATTCCATCTGGCACAATAATTGCAAGGGATCCAATGA AACCCCCAGGCAAAGTCACAGACCTGAAATTAACATCATCTAATTACACTACATTTTCCCTGGCTTGGACTAAACCTAAGGAAGTGAAAGGGGTAGAGGATGAAGCCCAGGGGTACTACGTGGAGATCAGACCAGTAGAAAGCCTTGAATGGACCCGCTGTAATGTCATCCCAATTACTCTAACTTCTTACACTGTGCTTGGCTTGAAGGCAATGGCCACATACTGGGTGAGAGTAATTGCTACCAATTATGGAGGTGATGGAGACCCTCAAGGTTTTGACAATTACATCATTGCCATGCCTCCTCCTG TGAGGCCAAAGTTTACAGATCGCAAAATGAAGACCTTTATGGTGGTGAGATCAGGAAACACTGTTCGTCTCAACATCAACTTTGAG GCCTCCCCCTTGCCAGATATCTCTTGGTTAAAAGATGGTATTCCAGTGTCCAAACATGTAACAATTAGCAACTTTGATAAAGGTTCTCAACTGTTGATCCCCACATCTGAGCGGGCTGACACTGGCATCTACACCATCACTGTCAAGAACATTGTCGGCCAGGAGAGCTTCAATATTGAAATCAGAGTTACAG ATGATCCTATGCCTCCAGGACCAGTGCAGCTGGATCAGAACATCCCAGGAACAGTCACTCTGTCCTGGACTCCCTCTCCAGATGAGAAGAGGGATGACAGACTACACTATATGGTATCCAAGCGTGACTCCTTCAAACGCACTTGGAGAACAGTGGAAGAGAACATCTTTAACAATAAGTTCACCGTTGTCAACATTTTGCCTGGACGGGAGTATTACTTCAGGGTATTTGCTAAAAATGACATAGGACTTTCACCACCTTCTAAGTCCCCTGCGTTTGaaatcaaaaaggaaaaag GAAACTTCAAACTCAATGTGCCAAAGACAAAATCTTTGGACTTCGAGTCACCTCCATCATTTACTATTCCCTTGAAGAGGCGCACAGCTCCAGAAGGTTACGAGTGCTACATGAGCTGTGCAGTTAAGGGTGATCCAACTCCACATGTGACATGGTACCGCAACAATGTCAGCCTGAACACAGACACCAACTACTACATCACCAATGTATGTGGTGTCTGCTCCTTGCTCATACTAAGGGTGGGACCCAAAGACGACGGGGAATACAAAGTCGTCATAGAGAACCAACTGGGGACAGCTGAGTGCTCAATGATGCTGAATGTCAGAG AGTGA
- the LOC137181165 gene encoding immunoglobulin-like and fibronectin type III domain-containing protein 1 isoform X1 encodes MTLKTSQAPVAIRKRSRVPGVMITQYIEQVPNGKSTPDFTRKPMATTVQEGKTVHFRAKVSGEPAPTVTWGRNKCEINDPEKYKTRYDERDQEYILEMPDVKPEQADTYKCFATNEFGKAVCTATLTVFEVGFKKTGLAASTPAPQDFRSMLKKTVIKRKKQLPPRRDGEMDPKLWELLLSAPRKDYEKICIDYGVTDFRWMLKKLKVLKKEKEDEQAKVVEKLENVKQIEVKPDGTAEFSLDMTLLDPNSTINLYKDGTMVPYGDDENSKHSLKKTGTHYVFSIKDPQPEDAGFYQVDVEEANVLSTDFRVPDVEFIANIKDVKVFESEDALFQCVLSTPLNRITWSTQESSLEDGDKYEITVSEDKLIHTLKIKNCEKEDIGAYYAIAGITSSSASLTVEADPDHSKGRKGTQTGDQDDLIKLALEQQAKLQQQKDDLEAARRAQAEKDAADAAAKAALGDGGDGSGDGFGDGFGDGSGGKKDGEDKNKNLLADGDDDNKGKTENDDADDKKKRVRTGPLLPDTVIDHGVQFVSGLSDTVANVGERAELSCKLSSDASEGCWYKNGKLITDDDGATIIKDGASHRLIIDCCKKDDTALYRFEAEGRKSEATLNIQDPPKIDLDALGEFTKPVIIKAGENAEWKLPFSGGAPMNIQWYKDDDELLPALNVKIETSATESQLCLTKCQRKDCGEVKIKIKNEFGTTEAVSKLIVIDKPTPPQGPVDIIESAVTSVEFKWKPPKDDGGCPLTNYIIDRQQVGRNKWSNVGEMTSSSTIYKDSDVDPGRRYCYRIRAKNTEGISDHLQTEHIAAGVLRYPGPPTALKAVSAFKDCINLAWCAPSDTGGTKIVGYNLEKNKKGTNYWSLVNQAGPIKDTKYAVKDVFEGAAYEFRVSAINLSGVGDPSIPSGTIIARDPMKPPGKVTDLKLTSSNYTTFSLAWTKPKEVKGVEDEAQGYYVEIRPVESLEWTRCNVIPITLTSYTVLGLKAMATYWVRVIATNYGGDGDPQGFDNYIIAMPPPVRPKFTDRKMKTFMVVRSGNTVRLNINFEASPLPDISWLKDGIPVSKHVTISNFDKGSQLLIPTSERADTGIYTITVKNIVGQESFNIEIRVTDDPMPPGPVQLDQNIPGTVTLSWTPSPDEKRDDRLHYMVSKRDSFKRTWRTVEENIFNNKFTVVNILPGREYYFRVFAKNDIGLSPPSKSPAFEIKKEKGNFKLNVPKTKSLDFESPPSFTIPLKRRTAPEGYECYMSCAVKGDPTPHVTWYRNNVSLNTDTNYYITNVCGVCSLLILRVGPKDDGEYKVVIENQLGTAECSMMLNVRE; translated from the exons ATGACTTTAAAAACAAGCCAAGCCCCAG TGGCTATCAGGAAAAGGTCCAGAGTTCCTGGGGTTATGATCACTCAGTATATTGAGCAAGTTCCTAATGGAAAATCAACACCTGACTTCACCCGGAAGCCAATGGCTACGACTGTTCAAGagg GTAAAACGGTTCATTTTAGAGCCAAAGTTAGTGGAGAGCCGGCACCAACTGTCACATGGGGGCGTAACAAGTGTGAAATCAATGACCCAGAAAAGTACAAGACCAGATATGATGAAAGAGACCAAGAGTACATTCTTGAG ATGCCCGATGTAAAACCAGAACAAGCTGACACCTACAAATGCTTTGCCACCAATGAGTTCGGAAAGGCTGTTTGCACTGCAACACTCACTGTTTTTGAAG TTGGCTTCAAGAAGACAGGACTGGCAG caAGTACACCTGCACCACAGGATTTCAGATCAATGCTTAAGAAAAC tgttatcaaacgaaaaaaacaactcccaccaaggagagatggagagatggatcCTAAGCTCTGGGAACTGCTTCTCAGTGCACCGAGGAAGGACTATGAAAAAATCTGTATCGACTATGGTGTTACTGACTTTCGCTGGATGctgaaaaaactgaaagtattgaaaaaggaaaaggaagatGAACAGGCAAAG GTTGTAGAGAAACtggaaaatgtgaaacaaattGAAGTGAAACCCGATGGGACAGCTGAATTTAGCCTAGACATGACTTTACTGGATCCCAACAGTACAATTAACTTATACAAG GACGGCACAATGGTTCCATATGGTGATGATGAAAATTCAAAGCATAGCCTAAAGAAAACTGGGACTCATTATGTTTTCAGCATCAAAGATCCTCAGCCAGAGGATGCTGGATTTTACCAGGTTGATGTTGAAGAGGCAAATGTTCTTTCAACTGACTTTCGAG TGCCTGATGTGGAGTTTATAGCAAATATTAAGGATGTGAAAGTTTTTGAAAGTGAGGACGCCCTCTTCCAGTGTGTCTTGTCAACACCCCTCAACAGAATAACTTGGTCAACACAGGAATCGTCACTTGAAGATGGGGACAAATATGAGATCACTGTCTCAGAGGACAAACTAATTCAcacattaaagattaaaaattgtgaaaaagaAGATATTGGTGCATATTATGCCATTGCTGGCATTACCTCCAGCAGTGCCTCTCTCACAGTGGAAG CGGATCCAGATCATAGTAAAGGCCGTAAGGGCACCCAAACTGGGGATCAGGATGATCTGATTAAACTGGCTTTGGAACAGCAGGCCAAGCTGCAACAACAGAAAGATGACCTAGAGGCAGCCAGACGAGCACAAGCTGAAAAGGATGCTGCAGATGCAGCAGCTAAAGCTGCACTAGGGGATGGAGGAGATGGTTCTGGTGATGGTTTTGGCGATGGCTTTGGAGATGGTTCTGGTGGGAAGAAGGATggagaagacaaaaacaagaatctCCTGGCAGATGGAGATGATGACaacaaaggaaaaacagaaaatgatgacGCAGATGATAAAAAGAAGCGAGTACGAACAGGCCCATTGCTTCCTGACACTGTTATAG ATCATGGTGTTCAGTTTGTAAGTGGGCTGTCAGACACTGTTGCTAATGTTGGTGAACGTGCAGAGCTGTCCTGCAAACTAAGCAGTGATGCTTCTGAGGGATGTTGGTATAAAAATGGGAAGCTG ATAACCGACGATGATGGGGCAACAATTATTAAAGATGGAGCAAGTCACAGGTTGATAATTGATTGCTGTAAAAAAGATGATACAGCGTTGTACCGCTTTGAAGCTGAAGGACGTAAATCAGAAGCAACACTGAATATTCAAG ACCCACCCAAAATCGACCTTGACGCTCTAGGAGAATTCACAAAGCCAGTCATTATAAAGGCAGGTGAAAATGCCGAATGGAAGCTGCCATTCTCAGGTGGGGCACCAATGAACATACAATGGTACAAGGATGATGACGAGCTTTTGCCTGCCCTCAATGTGAAGATTGAAACATCAGCTACTGAGAGTCAACTATGCCTTACTAAGTGCCAGAGGAAAGATTGTGGAGAGgtcaaaatcaaaattaaaaatgaatttggtACAACAGAAGCAGTTTCGAAACTTATTGTAATTG ACAAACCCACACCACCACAGGGACCTGTGGACATTATAGAAAGTGCTGTAACATCTGTTGAGTTCAAATGGAAACCGCCAAAAGATGATGGTGGATGCCCGCTCACAAACTATATCATAGACCGCCAACAAGTGGGGCGAAATAAATGGTCAAATGTCGGAGAGATGACTAGCAGCAGCACAATTTACAAAGATTCAGATGTAGACCCTGGAAGGAGATACTGCTACCGGATCAGAGCCAAGAACACAGAGGGCATCAGTGATCACCTGCAAACAGAGCACATAGCAGCTGGTGTATTAC GTTATCCTGGACCCCCAACAGCACTAAAAGCAGTCAGTGCCTTTAAAGACTGCATCAACCTGGCTTGGTGTGCTCCAAGCGACACTGGAGGAACCAAAATAGTGGGATACAATTTGGAAAAGAACAAGAAAGGCACTAATTACTGGAGCCTTGTGAACCAAGCAGGGCCAATCAAGG ATACAAAGTATGCAGTGAAAGATGTCTTTGAGGGGGCAGCATATGAGTTTAGGGTTTCTGCTATAAACCTATCTGGTGTTGGAGATCCTAGTATTCCATCTGGCACAATAATTGCAAGGGATCCAATGA AACCCCCAGGCAAAGTCACAGACCTGAAATTAACATCATCTAATTACACTACATTTTCCCTGGCTTGGACTAAACCTAAGGAAGTGAAAGGGGTAGAGGATGAAGCCCAGGGGTACTACGTGGAGATCAGACCAGTAGAAAGCCTTGAATGGACCCGCTGTAATGTCATCCCAATTACTCTAACTTCTTACACTGTGCTTGGCTTGAAGGCAATGGCCACATACTGGGTGAGAGTAATTGCTACCAATTATGGAGGTGATGGAGACCCTCAAGGTTTTGACAATTACATCATTGCCATGCCTCCTCCTG TGAGGCCAAAGTTTACAGATCGCAAAATGAAGACCTTTATGGTGGTGAGATCAGGAAACACTGTTCGTCTCAACATCAACTTTGAG GCCTCCCCCTTGCCAGATATCTCTTGGTTAAAAGATGGTATTCCAGTGTCCAAACATGTAACAATTAGCAACTTTGATAAAGGTTCTCAACTGTTGATCCCCACATCTGAGCGGGCTGACACTGGCATCTACACCATCACTGTCAAGAACATTGTCGGCCAGGAGAGCTTCAATATTGAAATCAGAGTTACAG ATGATCCTATGCCTCCAGGACCAGTGCAGCTGGATCAGAACATCCCAGGAACAGTCACTCTGTCCTGGACTCCCTCTCCAGATGAGAAGAGGGATGACAGACTACACTATATGGTATCCAAGCGTGACTCCTTCAAACGCACTTGGAGAACAGTGGAAGAGAACATCTTTAACAATAAGTTCACCGTTGTCAACATTTTGCCTGGACGGGAGTATTACTTCAGGGTATTTGCTAAAAATGACATAGGACTTTCACCACCTTCTAAGTCCCCTGCGTTTGaaatcaaaaaggaaaaag GAAACTTCAAACTCAATGTGCCAAAGACAAAATCTTTGGACTTCGAGTCACCTCCATCATTTACTATTCCCTTGAAGAGGCGCACAGCTCCAGAAGGTTACGAGTGCTACATGAGCTGTGCAGTTAAGGGTGATCCAACTCCACATGTGACATGGTACCGCAACAATGTCAGCCTGAACACAGACACCAACTACTACATCACCAATGTATGTGGTGTCTGCTCCTTGCTCATACTAAGGGTGGGACCCAAAGACGACGGGGAATACAAAGTCGTCATAGAGAACCAACTGGGGACAGCTGAGTGCTCAATGATGCTGAATGTCAGAG AGTGA
- the LOC137181166 gene encoding putative uncharacterized protein DDB_G0287113, with translation MAKRKSKKQQEDTSVLLEPSAQQSKRKIKSYASSVLLLFIITFTIGASVMGWFCVQHQQTLDQLSESFTTMQNRITNFQQVMKMTDSQPDTGLVMEERIFALEEAQKQAQQKVEVALSTSEKLKHNDFDSQLLALHAEMDTRWEEIKQVSLSVTTLQAMFNNQNEEFEAMKESVVAGLSSSSALAAKVAGLTSAVDSACSRADEQVALVEALNAQLEGHASELNDLKGSLYLHNVALYTNTQEMVAIKELVAAKQAMRAQALEEMLSSVQMTLDEQFFTSKTLHSSIMAQLQSFHSKLANGPSWSMKLNSNAEGPAAEEFISTTAQNATEVQEKLEDVEEEAEQEDAEEQVEEEAMEEKQPLQQEVEGDVTEEEEEITGQSEEQEDAGETAEEELAADSLEGHETSEDEVLEDVVERETVEEESVELNSEVVMDEDGEDE, from the exons ATGGCCAAGAGAAAGTCAAAGAAGCAACAAGAAGACACCTCAGTTCTGCTGGAGCCATCAGCGCAGCAGTCTAAAAGAAAGATAAAGTCATATGCTTCATCAGTTCTGTTGTTGTTCATCATTACCTTCACAATTGGGGCCTCTGTAATGGGGTGGTTTTGTGTGCAACACCAGCAGACCCTTGACCAACTGTCAGAGTCTTTCACAACAATGCAAAACAGGATCACAAACTTCCAGCAGGTGATGAAGATGACGGACTCACAG CCGGATACAGGTTTGGTTATGGAGGAGAGGATCTTTGCCCTGGAGGAGGCTCAGAAACAGGCTCAGCAGAAAGTTGAGGTTGCCCTGTCAACATCAGAGAAGTTGAAACACAACGACTTCGACTCTCAGCTTTTGGCCCTCCACGCTGAGATGGATACCAGATGGGAAGAGATTAAGCAGGTTTCCCTGTCCGTCACAACTCTGCAGGCCATGTTCAATAACCAGAATGAGGAGTTTGAGGCCATGAAGGAGAGTGTTGTGGCGGGTTTGAGCTCCAGCTCAGCACTGGCTGCTAAGGTGGCTGGGCTGACCAGTGCTGTGGACAGTGCATGCTCCAGAGCTGATGAGCAAGTTGCATTGGTGGAGGCTCTTAATGCACAGTTGGAGGGACACGCTTCTGAGCTAAATGATCTGAAAGGGTCGCTGTATCTTCATAATGTAGCACTTTATACAAACACCCAGGAGATGGTTGCAATAAA GGAACTTGTTGCAGCGAAGCAGGCCATGCGTGCCCAGGCTTTGGAAGAGATGCTTAGTTCAGTTCAGATGACTCTGGATGAGCAGTTTTTCACTTCAAAGACCCTCCATAGCAGCATCATGGCTCAGCTGCAAAGTTTTCACTCCAAG TTGGCAAACGGACCTTCCTGGTCAATGAAACTTAACTCAAATGCGGAGGGCCCTGCAGCAGAGGAGTTCATCTCCACTACAGCACAGAATGCCACAGAGGTACAGGAGAAGCTAGAAGATGTTGAAGAAGAGGCTGAGCAGGAGGATGCTGAAGaacaggtggaggaggaggcgaTGGAGGAGAAACAGCCACTGCAACAGGAAGTGGAGGGAGACgtaacagaagaggaagaggaaattaCAGGACAGAGTGAGGAACAGGAAGATGCTGGTGAGACAGCAGAAGAGGAGCTCGCAGCAGACTCTTTAGAGGGTCACGAGACTTCGGAAGATGAAGTATTGGAAGATGTTGTGGAGAGGGAGACTGTGGAGGAAGAGTCAGTTGAATTGAATAGTGAGGTTGTGATGGATGAAGATGGAGAGGATGAGTAG